Sequence from the Lysobacter solisilvae genome:
GACTTTCCTCACTCTCGCCCCGCGCCTGCTCGCCGCTGCAGGCGCGCTCGTGCTGAGCACCTCGGCCCTCGCCGGCCAGCCGCTGTTCGTCGGCCAGGCCAACCCCGCCGCCGAGGGCGCACGCACCGCCGCCCGCCTGACGGCCAAGGCCGACACCGCCGGCCTGCGCGTGGTCAAGGCCAATCCGGACGTCGTATCCGCCCGCACGGGCGAGATCGAACTCGACCTGGGCGGCCGCCGCGTCAACCTCATGCTGGAGAAGACCTCGGCCACGCCGACCGGCAGCCTGGTGTGGACCGGCCACGTGCGCGAAACCGCGCCGCTGCGCGCCATGACCGCGCGCGAGGTCAAGCACGACGCGAACAACTCGGCGATCCTGGTCCGTCGTGGCCAGGGCGTCACCGGCAGCGTCCGCGTCGACGGCAAGCTCTTCCGCATCCGGCCGATCGCCGGCGGCCAGCACGCCGTGATCGAAGTCGACGAAACCCGCATGCCGGCCGAGCATCCGGTCCAGTTCAACCGCATTCCGCAGGTCCGCATGGCCGCCCGCGAGGCGCGTCCCAGCAAGGCCGGCACCGTCGGTGCCCTCGCCATCGATCCGGGCCCGACCGCAACCATCCGCGTCATGGTCGTGGCGACCAACGATGCCATCGCCGCGTACGGCGGTGACATGCAGGCGCTGGTCGAACTGGCCGTGGCCGAGTCCAACCAGGGCTACGTCAATTCCAATGTCGGCATCAACATGGAACTGGCCAGCTACACGACCACGTCCTACGCCACCGCCGGCATGAGCACCGACCTGTCGCGCTTCCGCAGCACCAGCGACGGCATCATGGACACCATCCATGCCACGCGCGACGCCAGTGCCGCCGACGTGGCCATGCTGGTCGCCAACGACTCCAGCTCCTGCGGCTTGGCCTCCAGCATCGGCTCCACCGCCGCCACGGCCTTCGCGACGGCCTACTGGGACTGCATCACCGGCTACTACAGCTTCGCCCATGAAATCGGCCACCTGCAGTCCGCGCGGCATGACCCCGCCACCGACGGCAGCACCTCGCCCTACACGTACGGCCACGGCTACCGCGCGCCGAACAATGCATGGCGCACGATCATGGCCTACAACTGCAGCCCGAGCTGCCCGCGCATCAACTACTGGTCGAACCCGGACGTGACCTACAGCGGCCAGGCGATGGGCACCACCGACACCAGCCACAACCAGCGCGTGCTGGTGAACACCAAGGCCACGGTCGCGGCCTACCGCGGCGGCGTGGCCAACGCGGCGCCGACGGCCAACTTCACCTCCAGCACCAGCAACCTGACGGCCAGCTTCACCGACACCTCCACCGACACCGACGGCACGATCGTGTCGCGGGCCTCGAACTTCGGCGACGGCGCGACCTCCACCGCGACCAACCCCAGCCGCACCTACGCGGCGGCCGGCACCTACACCGTCACGCTGACGGTCACCGACGACGACGGCGCCACGAACACGAAGACGGCCTCGGTGACGGTGTCCAACAGCAATGTGCAGACCTACACCAACAGCGCCGACTACACGATCAACGACAACGCCACGGTCAGCAGCCCGATCGTCGTGTCCGGCCGTACCGGCAATGGCCTGAGCAGCACCCAGGTGACGGTCAACATCCTCCACACCTACATCGGCGACCTGAAGGTCGACCTGGTCGCGCCCGATGGCTCGGTCTACGTGCTGCACAACCGCGCCGGCGGCAGCGCCGACAACATCAACAAGACCTACACGATCAACCTGTCGTCCGAGGCCCTCAACGGCACCTGGAACCTGCGCGTCAACGACAACGCCAGCGCCGACACGGGCAGGATCGACAGCTGGAGCATCCGCTTCTGATGCCGCACGGCGCCGCGTCCACGTGACGCGGCGCCGTAGCGTCCGGGCCGTGCGGCTCTGGCCGGCATGTTTCCTGTCGGCTCTTCGGCCCGGCTTCTTCGGTCCGGTTTCTTCGGCGCGGTTCTTCGGCGCGGCTCCGGCGGTTCCGGTTCCGGTCGGCCATTTGCGCCCCGGCGCTCCCGCGGGAACACGCCTTCGGGCCGGACGCGCAGCGCAGCCTGCGCGCGTGCGTCCCGCGCGGCCGCGGAAGATCCGCCATGAAAGCGTGACGCACGCCGCGCTTTCGCGCTGAGTGGTTCAGGCAAGGCACGTCCGCACCCGAAAAAACTTTGCCGAATTGCTGCACTTGCAGCATGTATTCGACCATGACTTTTGGTACATCTTGTGCAGGACGGCTGAGGATGCGCCGTCCTTTTCTCGTCAGCGGCAGCCTTCGCGCAAAAGGGCCCCGGCATGGAGCCGGATGCGCGACTCATCGCCATCGACAACGCACCCACCCGGAAGGGCGGGACGCGCTTCCTTTTTCCCGTGAGAGGTCCAGTCAAGATGTCCGCACGTTCAAACCGCAATCGTGTGCACGCGCTTTCCGCCGCCACCGCCCTCGCCCTGGGCCTGCTGGCCGCCCCGGCCTTCGCCGGCCAAGTCAACCTCGCCGGCCTGCAGTCCACGCAGGGCCAGGATCGCTTCATCGTGAAGTACCGCAGCGGCACGCCGGAGCAGGCTGACGTCGCCCGCGTCCGCGCCAAGCTGTCGGCCAAGACCTCCGCGGGCGGCAAGGCCGTCGCGCTGGGCCACGTGCGTCGCCTGGCCGTCGGTGCCGACGTGCTCAAGGCCAGCCGCAAGCTGGACCGCGTCGAAGCCGAATCGCTGATGCGCCAGATCGCCGCCGATCCGAACGTCGAGTACGTCGAAGTCGACCGTCTCAACAAGCCGATGTTGAGCCCGAACGACACCAATTACTCGCAGCAGTGGGGCTTCAACGGCACCTACGGCATCAAGGCGCCGCAGGCGTGGGACATGAACAGTGGCGCCGGCGCGGTCGTGGCCGTGCTCGACACGGGCATCACCAACCACAGCGACATCAACGCCAACATCCTGCCGGGCTACGACTTCATCATCGACACCGCGGTGTCCAATGACGGCAACGGCCGCGACAGCGACCCGAGCGATCCGGGCGACTGGGTCACCGCCAACCAGTGCGGCGGCACCCATGCCGCGCAGAACTCGAGCTGGCACGGCACCCACGTGGCCGGCACGATCGCCGCGGTCACCAACAACGCCAAGGGCGTGGCCGGCACGGCGTTCAACGCCAAGGTCGTCCCGGTCCGCGTGCTGGGCACCTGCGGCGGCTACGACTCCGACATCGCCGACGCCATCATCTGGGCCTCGGGCGGCACCGTCAGCGGCGTGCCGGCCAATGCCAACCCGGCCGAGGTGATCAACCTCAGCCTCGGCGGCAGCGGCGCCTGCGGCACCACCACGCAGGCCGCGATCAACGGCGCGGTCAGCCGCGGCACCACCCTGGCCATCGCCGCCGGCAACGACAACACCAACGTCTCCAACGCCTCGCCGGCCAACTGCGCCAACGTCATCGCGGTGGGTTCGATCACCAGCACCGGCGCGCGTTCGAGCTTCTCCAACTACGGCGCCGGCGTCGACATCGCGGCCCCGGGTTCGAGCATCACCTCGACCCTCAACACCGGCACCACCACGCCCGGCAGCGAGACCTACGCCTCGTACAGCGGCACGTCGATGGCGACCCCGCACGTCGCCGGCGTCATCGCGCTGATCCAGTCCTACGCCACCACGCCCAAGACCCCGGCGCAGGTCGAAGCCCTGATCAAGGGCAACGTCACCGCGTTCCCGTCGACCCCGTCGCAGCCGATCGGCACCGGCATCCTCAACGCCAAGGCCGTGCTCGACGCCACCAACGGCGGCGGTACCCCGCCGGCCGGCGGCGTGCTGACCAAGGGCGTCGCGGCGACCGGCCTGTCGGCCGCCACGGGTGGCTACGTGAAGTACACGATGGTCGTGCCG
This genomic interval carries:
- a CDS encoding proprotein convertase P-domain-containing protein; amino-acid sequence: MANAAPTANFTSSTSNLTASFTDTSTDTDGTIVSRASNFGDGATSTATNPSRTYAAAGTYTVTLTVTDDDGATNTKTASVTVSNSNVQTYTNSADYTINDNATVSSPIVVSGRTGNGLSSTQVTVNILHTYIGDLKVDLVAPDGSVYVLHNRAGGSADNINKTYTINLSSEALNGTWNLRVNDNASADTGRIDSWSIRF